One part of the Mycolicibacterium aromaticivorans JS19b1 = JCM 16368 genome encodes these proteins:
- a CDS encoding sensor histidine kinase yields the protein MSRPLPRLRSRPARWSIAARSALIAGTVVFVAFTLTGAALTGIFYRSLIAGVDAAAASRVRDVSAGLSEDTPDDLDDPLLATDQRIDAVQVLTPDGRVLRRSDSISDTPLVPLDQVSATLRTGMAPTDSPDRDMRISAQSITTPHGPFIVVVAGGDDAAESTVWTAIILLLLAAPVVVAVAAVATYRLVRRSLRSVDDMRARVAAISSADLAERVPVPPGRDEISALAVTMNDMLDRIETGHVAQRQFVGDASHELRSPLTAIISALDVAVAHPELLDVQLARDTLVPEAQRMRALVEDLLLLARADERGLPFHREPVRLDEVATGEVMRLRRNCRHSVRIAADPVEIDGDAAALSRVVRNLLDNAARHATSQIDVAIHNENGDATVTVADDGPGIPVADRVRVFDRFVRLDSSRSRGGGGSGLGLSIVAEIVAAHSGHITISARPGGGTVVTVQLPAATTPDSSR from the coding sequence CTGTCGCGGCCCTTGCCGAGACTGCGATCACGACCAGCTCGCTGGAGTATCGCGGCCCGCTCGGCCCTCATCGCCGGAACCGTCGTTTTCGTCGCATTCACGCTCACTGGCGCGGCGTTGACCGGCATCTTCTATCGTTCGCTGATTGCGGGTGTGGACGCAGCTGCCGCGTCACGGGTACGCGATGTGTCTGCCGGCCTGAGCGAGGACACTCCCGACGACCTCGACGACCCGCTGTTGGCCACCGATCAGCGTATTGACGCCGTGCAGGTCCTCACCCCCGACGGGAGAGTTCTCCGCCGATCCGACAGCATCTCCGACACCCCGTTAGTGCCCCTTGATCAAGTCAGCGCCACGCTGCGGACAGGGATGGCGCCGACGGACTCCCCCGACCGCGACATGCGTATCAGCGCGCAGTCGATCACGACACCGCACGGGCCGTTCATTGTCGTGGTCGCCGGCGGCGACGACGCGGCGGAATCCACCGTCTGGACTGCAATCATCCTGCTACTGCTAGCCGCGCCGGTCGTCGTCGCCGTCGCGGCTGTCGCAACCTATCGCCTGGTCCGGCGGTCTCTGCGCTCAGTGGACGATATGCGCGCGCGGGTCGCGGCGATCAGCAGCGCTGATCTCGCCGAGCGTGTTCCGGTCCCGCCGGGTCGTGACGAGATCTCGGCTCTGGCCGTCACCATGAACGACATGCTTGACCGCATCGAAACCGGTCATGTCGCGCAGCGTCAGTTCGTCGGCGACGCCTCGCACGAGTTGCGCAGCCCGTTGACGGCGATCATCTCCGCTCTCGACGTGGCAGTAGCACATCCAGAACTGCTAGATGTCCAATTGGCCAGGGACACATTGGTTCCCGAGGCGCAACGCATGCGCGCTCTGGTCGAGGACTTGCTGTTGTTGGCCCGCGCCGACGAACGCGGCCTGCCCTTCCACCGCGAGCCCGTTCGCCTAGATGAGGTCGCTACCGGCGAGGTAATGCGTCTGCGGCGCAATTGTCGGCATTCCGTCCGAATCGCCGCAGATCCCGTCGAGATTGACGGTGATGCTGCCGCGTTGTCTCGAGTGGTACGTAATTTGCTCGACAATGCCGCGCGTCACGCAACGTCGCAGATCGATGTGGCGATTCATAACGAGAACGGTGATGCGACCGTGACTGTCGCCGACGACGGTCCGGGAATTCCTGTGGCCGACCGTGTGCGCGTGTTCGACAGGTTTGTGCGCCTGGACAGTTCTCGCTCGCGTGGCGGTGGCGGAAGCGGATTGGGCTTGTCCATTGTGGCCGAAATCGTTGCTGCTCACAGCGGTCACATCACCATCTCCGCTCGACCGGGCGGCGGGACGGTGGTGACGGTTCAGCTGCCGGCCGCAACGACTCCGGATTCGAGCCGGTAG
- a CDS encoding three-helix bundle dimerization domain-containing protein — translation MGIPAEQHIIDQLVERLALAYPQIGREQVNRTVNEEYGRFDDRPIRDFIPLFVERHAVNRLSELVGS, via the coding sequence GTGGGGATACCGGCCGAGCAACACATCATCGACCAGCTGGTCGAGCGCCTGGCACTTGCTTACCCCCAAATTGGTCGCGAGCAGGTCAACCGCACCGTCAACGAAGAGTACGGTCGCTTCGATGACCGTCCGATCCGCGACTTCATCCCACTCTTTGTCGAGCGGCATGCAGTCAACCGTCTGTCGGAGCTTGTGGGGTCGTAG
- a CDS encoding ABC transporter permease — protein MIAVWLTGLLRRQRARVVGASAGVAVAVALIATLGSFLATSQATMTQRAVHSVAVDWQVQFTPGADVAAAARLVTATAGVRAHARVEFAKTVGLSATVAGSTQTTGPGVVLGVPSTYRNLFPNQIRTLTGAGAGVLLAQQTAANLHVAPGDTINIGRAGLPAAAVTVAGIVELPQANSLFQTVGAAPTAQPAAPPDNVVLLPETQWHKLFDPLAASRPDLLSTQIHLRRAHALPADPGSAYTTVRAAARNLEARSAGAVLVGDNLGAALDAARSDAAYAKVLFVFLGLPGAVLAALLTATVTAAGADRRRAEQTLLRARGASTPQLLGLAAAEVAAIGGVGAVAGLAVAAAVNWLAFGSPRFGSTVAAAVEWPAAATAAGMAVAAAAVLVPLRREVRARTVADARSRLDTRSMPVWARLGIDGIILGGAAVVFHATTGRGYQLVLAPEGVPAISVSYWAFAGPALLWIGAGLLTWRLADLLLGSGRPLIASALRPFAGDLAGTIASGISRARRTLVGAIVMLALAVSFAVSTATFNATYRHQAEVDAQLTNGADVTVTATAPLPAEVTSRLAAVPGVRAVEPMAHRFAYIGTDLQDLYGVRPDSITRATALQDSYFPQSTARAQMNALVTKPDSILLSAETVHDFQLRLGDHVTLRIIDASTQQPRPVTFRYAGVVTEFPTAPKDSFLVANADYLAAHTGTAAPNVYLIDTGGRDTSAAAARIRAAVGTAATVTDINAVRAEVGSSLTAVDLSGLTRIELSFALVLAVGAGALVLGLGLSDRRRIYALFSALGARSGHLRAMVFSETAVLTTFGIVAGGLTGSVLSVMLVKVLSGVFDPPPHTVAVPWAYLGATAAVTVGALVAVSAGAVVLFARHPARGLIRDQ, from the coding sequence ATGATCGCGGTGTGGCTCACCGGTTTGCTGCGCCGTCAACGTGCCCGCGTCGTCGGGGCCTCCGCCGGGGTCGCGGTCGCGGTCGCCTTGATCGCCACGTTGGGATCGTTTCTGGCCACCTCACAAGCCACGATGACTCAACGCGCGGTGCACAGTGTGGCTGTGGACTGGCAGGTCCAGTTCACCCCCGGCGCTGACGTCGCGGCCGCAGCCCGACTCGTAACCGCCACAGCCGGCGTGAGGGCCCACGCGCGGGTCGAATTCGCCAAAACCGTTGGGTTGTCGGCCACTGTCGCAGGCAGCACACAAACCACCGGCCCCGGTGTCGTGCTAGGCGTCCCGTCGACTTACCGAAACCTGTTCCCAAACCAGATCCGCACCTTGACCGGTGCGGGCGCCGGTGTGCTGTTGGCTCAGCAGACCGCGGCCAACCTGCACGTAGCTCCGGGTGACACGATCAACATCGGTCGTGCCGGACTGCCTGCCGCTGCGGTGACCGTGGCCGGGATCGTAGAACTGCCGCAGGCGAATTCATTGTTCCAAACAGTCGGTGCTGCACCGACCGCGCAGCCGGCCGCACCGCCCGACAACGTGGTGCTGCTTCCAGAAACGCAGTGGCACAAGCTGTTCGATCCACTGGCTGCCAGCCGCCCGGATCTACTTTCCACCCAGATCCATCTACGACGCGCCCATGCCCTTCCGGCCGACCCCGGCAGCGCCTACACGACAGTGCGTGCCGCGGCACGCAACCTGGAAGCGCGCAGCGCCGGGGCCGTGCTCGTCGGCGACAACCTCGGTGCGGCGCTGGACGCCGCCCGCAGTGATGCCGCCTATGCGAAGGTACTGTTCGTGTTCCTCGGGCTGCCCGGTGCCGTGTTGGCCGCCCTGCTGACCGCGACTGTCACGGCCGCCGGCGCCGACCGACGCCGCGCCGAGCAGACCTTGCTGAGGGCGCGGGGGGCCTCCACTCCCCAGCTGTTGGGGTTGGCCGCTGCCGAGGTGGCTGCGATCGGCGGGGTCGGGGCGGTGGCCGGGCTGGCCGTCGCAGCGGCGGTCAACTGGCTGGCCTTCGGGTCGCCTCGGTTCGGAAGCACGGTCGCGGCCGCCGTGGAGTGGCCGGCGGCCGCAACGGCGGCCGGGATGGCGGTGGCGGCCGCGGCCGTGCTGGTGCCGTTAAGGCGCGAGGTGCGCGCACGAACCGTCGCCGACGCGCGGTCGCGCCTGGACACACGCAGCATGCCGGTCTGGGCACGGTTGGGCATCGACGGCATCATCCTGGGTGGCGCGGCGGTGGTGTTCCACGCCACCACAGGACGCGGGTATCAGCTGGTATTGGCCCCCGAAGGGGTGCCAGCGATCTCGGTCTCCTACTGGGCGTTCGCCGGCCCGGCGCTGCTGTGGATCGGCGCCGGGCTGCTCACCTGGCGGCTGGCCGACCTGCTGCTCGGCAGCGGCCGCCCTCTGATCGCCTCGGCCCTGCGGCCTTTCGCCGGTGACTTGGCGGGCACCATCGCCTCAGGTATATCCCGTGCGCGCCGCACGCTGGTGGGTGCCATCGTGATGCTCGCCTTGGCGGTTTCGTTCGCGGTGTCCACGGCGACATTCAACGCCACCTACCGCCATCAGGCCGAAGTCGACGCCCAACTGACCAACGGTGCCGATGTCACCGTGACTGCGACAGCACCGTTACCCGCGGAAGTCACCAGCAGGCTCGCCGCGGTCCCCGGGGTGCGTGCGGTGGAACCGATGGCGCACCGGTTCGCCTACATCGGCACCGACTTGCAAGATCTCTACGGGGTGCGCCCGGACTCGATCACTCGTGCAACCGCACTGCAGGACAGCTACTTTCCGCAATCGACCGCAAGGGCGCAGATGAACGCTCTGGTCACCAAGCCCGACTCGATCTTGCTCTCGGCGGAAACGGTGCACGACTTCCAGCTACGTCTCGGCGACCACGTGACGTTGCGCATCATCGACGCCTCCACCCAACAACCACGTCCAGTCACCTTCCGCTACGCCGGGGTTGTCACCGAGTTTCCCACCGCCCCCAAGGACAGCTTCCTGGTTGCCAACGCCGACTACCTCGCCGCGCACACCGGCACGGCGGCCCCCAACGTCTATTTGATCGATACTGGCGGCCGCGACACCTCCGCGGCCGCGGCCCGCATACGCGCCGCAGTGGGGACCGCGGCGACCGTGACCGACATCAACGCAGTGCGGGCCGAAGTCGGGTCCAGCCTGACCGCAGTGGACCTGTCGGGGCTGACCCGCATCGAACTATCCTTCGCGCTGGTGCTGGCAGTCGGGGCGGGCGCGCTCGTACTGGGACTCGGTCTGAGCGACAGACGCCGCATCTACGCCCTGTTTTCGGCGCTGGGCGCCCGCAGTGGCCACCTGCGCGCGATGGTGTTCAGTGAAACCGCGGTTCTGACCACCTTCGGGATCGTGGCCGGTGGGCTCACCGGTTCAGTCCTGTCGGTGATGCTGGTCAAAGTATTGAGCGGGGTGTTCGACCCGCCGCCCCACACCGTGGCCGTTCCGTGGGCCTACCTGGGGGCCACCGCGGCGGTGACGGTCGGGGCTCTGGTCGCAGTCAGTGCCGGAGCGGTGGTTCTGTTCGCCCGCCACCCTGCGCGCGGACTCATTCGCGACCAATGA
- a CDS encoding sensor histidine kinase — translation MTVASRLSRWSVRTRSAVAAAVMVALGLGAASAAMLFVLYNTLQRSTQAAAQTRAGQLVEQMRTDGPAELDPGLLSTDGQVGLIQVLDDRGAVRLASAGAPKSPIAPVAVPPGQTVRLGRIQLPGDRGDLWVTARGAATPSGPVTVLVGGDREPVETTVATVGMLLAVSGPLVVALVAWATYFLVGRALHPVERIRARVDTISTEQLDERVPVPPTGDEIAHLAQTMNHMLTRLQAGHSAQRRFISDVSHELRSPLSAISTALELAHNRPDLLDSELVDQTLIPEARRMRDLVDDLLLLARADEHQLAIRTDNVDIDDIIASEKVRLQGNPRLTVQARIGAVRVSGDRRQLARVVRNLVDNAARHAHSTVELVCERVRDTAVIRIADDGPGIPADQRERVFERFVRLDAARTRDAGGSGLGLAIVAEIVAAHHGTVSIGNSGGGACVTVTLPADTHSYAPAEDSR, via the coding sequence ATCACGGTGGCGAGCCGGCTGTCGCGCTGGTCGGTGCGAACCCGATCGGCCGTAGCGGCCGCCGTCATGGTGGCGCTTGGGCTGGGCGCCGCATCGGCAGCCATGCTGTTCGTCCTCTACAACACATTGCAGCGATCCACCCAAGCTGCGGCTCAGACACGCGCCGGTCAACTCGTCGAACAAATGCGCACCGACGGCCCCGCCGAACTCGACCCCGGGCTGTTGAGTACCGACGGCCAGGTCGGTCTCATTCAGGTCCTCGACGATCGGGGCGCGGTCCGGCTCGCGTCAGCCGGAGCCCCCAAGTCACCTATTGCGCCTGTGGCTGTGCCACCCGGGCAAACCGTGAGACTCGGGCGCATCCAGTTGCCCGGCGACCGCGGCGACTTATGGGTCACTGCGCGCGGCGCAGCAACTCCGTCGGGACCGGTCACCGTCCTCGTCGGCGGGGATCGTGAACCCGTCGAAACGACGGTGGCTACCGTCGGAATGTTGTTGGCCGTCAGCGGACCGCTCGTAGTTGCGCTAGTCGCTTGGGCGACCTACTTCCTGGTGGGGCGGGCGCTACATCCCGTCGAACGCATCCGCGCTCGTGTCGACACGATCAGTACCGAACAACTCGACGAACGCGTTCCCGTGCCACCGACCGGCGACGAGATCGCCCATCTGGCACAGACCATGAACCACATGCTGACTCGGCTGCAGGCCGGTCATAGCGCACAGCGCAGGTTCATTTCCGATGTGTCCCATGAGTTGCGCAGTCCGTTGTCGGCGATCAGCACCGCGCTGGAGCTGGCCCACAATCGACCCGATCTGCTCGACTCCGAACTCGTCGACCAGACATTGATTCCTGAAGCCCGCCGCATGCGCGACTTGGTGGACGACCTACTGCTCTTAGCCCGCGCCGATGAACATCAACTTGCTATCCGCACCGACAATGTCGACATCGACGACATCATCGCCTCCGAAAAGGTTCGCCTCCAAGGGAACCCGCGATTGACGGTGCAGGCGCGGATCGGCGCCGTCCGGGTCAGCGGCGACCGCAGACAGCTCGCGCGCGTGGTGCGTAATCTGGTTGACAACGCGGCCCGGCATGCCCACAGCACTGTCGAACTCGTTTGTGAGCGAGTGAGAGACACCGCCGTCATACGCATCGCCGACGACGGCCCGGGCATCCCAGCCGACCAGCGCGAGCGGGTGTTTGAACGGTTCGTCCGCCTCGATGCCGCCCGAACCCGCGATGCTGGTGGTAGCGGCCTCGGGTTGGCCATCGTTGCCGAAATCGTGGCCGCTCACCATGGCACCGTCAGCATCGGAAATTCAGGAGGCGGGGCGTGCGTCACGGTGACGCTGCCCGCCGACACCCACAGTTACGCACCGGCCGAGGACAGCCGGTAA
- a CDS encoding ABC transporter ATP-binding protein, with product MQAAPGVNESTVVCTQRLTRCFGSGTGTVVAVRGVTVAISCHDRIALTGPSGSGKSTLLHLLAGLDEPTAGTVRWLCTESNAARQKVGLVFQGRSLAPNLDVIENVRLPMLFAGFSERVATDRAHEALARLGIDALSEALPDALSGGQAQRVAIARALADTPRLILADEPTGQLDHAAAAMVIDVLLRAADDLSAALIVSTHDPVVARRLTSQWTMRDGRLRVATGSQDQG from the coding sequence ATGCAGGCAGCACCGGGAGTGAACGAGTCGACCGTCGTATGCACCCAGCGGCTGACGCGCTGCTTCGGTTCGGGCACTGGAACTGTGGTGGCCGTGCGCGGTGTGACCGTGGCGATTTCCTGCCATGACCGTATCGCGTTGACGGGGCCGTCGGGATCGGGCAAGTCCACCCTGTTACACCTGCTGGCCGGTCTGGATGAACCCACCGCAGGAACCGTCAGATGGTTGTGCACTGAGTCCAACGCGGCCCGTCAAAAGGTGGGTCTGGTATTCCAGGGCCGCAGTTTGGCGCCCAACCTCGATGTGATCGAAAATGTTCGCCTGCCAATGCTATTCGCCGGCTTCTCAGAGCGCGTCGCCACCGACCGCGCTCACGAAGCGCTGGCCAGGCTCGGCATCGACGCCCTGAGCGAGGCGTTACCCGACGCGCTATCAGGCGGGCAGGCGCAACGCGTCGCCATTGCCCGCGCCCTGGCCGACACACCGCGGCTGATCCTGGCAGATGAACCCACCGGCCAACTCGACCACGCCGCCGCCGCGATGGTGATCGACGTCTTGCTGCGCGCCGCCGACGATCTGAGCGCTGCGCTGATCGTGTCCACTCACGACCCCGTGGTGGCCAGGCGGCTGACCAGTCAGTGGACGATGCGCGACGGCCGCTTACGCGTTGCCACCGGCAGTCAGGACCAAGGATGA
- a CDS encoding response regulator transcription factor: protein MKILLVEDEPHVASSLKLGLGAEGFIVVHAATGTEGLWEATENHFDVIVLDIMVPELSGYEVLRRLRARSVWTPVLMLTAKDGDYDQADAFELGADDYLIKPFSFVVLVARLHALARRGAPERPVVMTAGDLTLDPMRHVVERAGTPIDLSPREFSLLAYLMRNKDAVCTKSEILHRVWDPHYEGPDNIVEVYIRYLRRKIDIPFGANTIETIRGVGYRLESGVVAAGS from the coding sequence GTGAAAATTCTGCTCGTCGAAGACGAACCCCACGTCGCATCCAGCCTCAAGCTTGGTTTGGGCGCGGAGGGATTCATTGTCGTTCACGCCGCAACCGGCACCGAGGGTTTATGGGAGGCGACCGAAAACCACTTCGACGTCATTGTTCTGGACATCATGGTGCCGGAGTTGAGCGGTTATGAGGTGCTCCGTCGCCTGCGTGCACGCAGCGTTTGGACTCCGGTGTTGATGCTGACTGCGAAGGACGGCGACTACGACCAGGCGGACGCGTTCGAGCTGGGTGCAGACGACTACCTGATCAAACCGTTCTCATTCGTCGTCCTGGTCGCTCGGCTCCATGCTCTGGCTCGCCGTGGTGCGCCGGAGCGCCCGGTCGTGATGACCGCAGGTGATCTCACGCTGGATCCGATGCGCCATGTGGTGGAGCGAGCCGGTACTCCAATTGACCTGAGCCCCAGAGAGTTCAGCCTTTTGGCGTACCTGATGCGCAACAAGGATGCGGTCTGCACGAAATCTGAGATTCTGCATCGTGTCTGGGATCCGCATTACGAAGGGCCCGACAACATCGTCGAGGTCTACATTCGCTACCTTCGGCGCAAGATCGACATTCCCTTCGGAGCCAACACCATCGAGACCATCCGTGGGGTGGGCTACCGGCTCGAATCCGGAGTCGTTGCGGCCGGCAGCTGA
- a CDS encoding FkbM family methyltransferase, whose translation MCRLPDLIATYVWVFGEWEPDLTRFIVNRLRDGDVFIDVGANVGYYSLLAARSVGVNGNVVAVEASPVMFDQLRRNTGADRLGDRVRLVNKAAAAKSGKLTVFSGPRHNTGMSTTLSTRGLDVEATIEALRLDQIFTCEEAASIRIVKIDVEGAEPDVLAGMSNLIGVLRSDAEIVVELSPQWWPDPHLRPIDVLRPFVDAGFNVYKMKNSYNAWRYLWPNDVSNAIRVRDDLTRRVARLDIVLSRLDGDFLTIEPSVAGQNHWY comes from the coding sequence ATGTGCCGCCTGCCTGACCTCATCGCCACCTACGTATGGGTCTTTGGGGAGTGGGAACCAGATTTGACGCGGTTTATCGTCAATAGGCTCCGCGACGGTGACGTCTTCATCGACGTCGGTGCGAATGTCGGCTACTACTCTCTGCTGGCAGCACGGTCCGTAGGCGTCAACGGGAACGTGGTCGCCGTGGAGGCCTCGCCGGTGATGTTTGACCAATTGCGTCGAAATACTGGTGCTGACAGGCTCGGCGATCGCGTTCGCCTGGTGAACAAGGCCGCTGCGGCGAAATCGGGGAAGCTGACTGTGTTCTCCGGGCCACGGCACAACACCGGGATGTCGACGACGCTGTCGACGCGAGGACTTGACGTCGAGGCGACCATCGAAGCGCTGCGGCTCGACCAAATCTTCACATGCGAGGAAGCCGCGTCAATCCGGATCGTCAAGATCGATGTCGAGGGTGCCGAACCGGACGTCTTAGCGGGAATGAGCAACCTGATCGGAGTGCTTCGCTCCGATGCTGAGATCGTCGTCGAGCTCTCCCCCCAGTGGTGGCCCGACCCACACTTGCGGCCGATCGACGTGCTGCGCCCATTTGTCGATGCCGGCTTCAACGTCTACAAGATGAAAAACAGCTACAACGCATGGCGATACTTGTGGCCCAATGACGTGAGCAACGCAATCCGGGTTCGCGACGATCTCACCAGGCGAGTCGCACGACTCGACATCGTGCTATCCCGCCTCGACGGCGACTTCCTGACCATCGAACCGAGCGTCGCAGGCCAAAACCACTGGTACTGA
- a CDS encoding ABC transporter ATP-binding protein: MSTPPAVQPRSHTGVQDSAPVMEAASLYRFFRAGDEETLALRGVSLTLNPGEVVAVVGPSGSGKSTLLGCLAGLDEPDGGTVRLLGQRISHQSERMRCALRSRHVGLVYQDRNLLMPLTIEQNVRLVQRVDGRSVRNHPTMLLASLGIAERADAYPEQLSGGELARAGLAVALANDPAVVLADEPTGELDTATEADVLRVLRELATGGTAIIIASHSSAVAASADRVITLCDGQVMS, translated from the coding sequence GTGAGCACGCCACCAGCGGTACAGCCCCGTTCCCATACGGGCGTCCAGGACAGCGCGCCGGTCATGGAGGCCGCCTCGCTGTACCGGTTCTTCCGCGCCGGCGACGAGGAGACACTGGCACTGCGTGGGGTGTCGCTGACGCTGAACCCCGGTGAGGTGGTCGCGGTGGTCGGTCCATCCGGCTCGGGTAAATCCACTCTGCTGGGCTGTCTGGCCGGCCTTGACGAACCTGACGGCGGCACCGTTCGGCTACTGGGGCAGCGGATCAGTCATCAGTCCGAACGGATGCGTTGTGCGCTTCGCTCCCGTCACGTCGGACTGGTGTATCAGGATCGAAACTTGTTGATGCCATTGACCATTGAACAGAACGTGCGGTTGGTCCAACGAGTCGACGGGCGCAGCGTCCGCAATCACCCGACGATGCTGCTGGCATCGCTGGGTATCGCCGAACGCGCCGATGCGTACCCGGAGCAGCTGTCGGGCGGGGAGCTGGCACGAGCCGGGCTGGCTGTCGCGCTTGCCAATGATCCGGCGGTGGTGCTGGCCGATGAACCAACCGGAGAGCTCGACACCGCAACCGAAGCCGACGTTTTGCGCGTACTGCGGGAGCTGGCTACGGGCGGGACCGCGATCATCATCGCCAGCCATAGCTCGGCGGTCGCCGCGAGCGCCGACCGGGTTATCACCCTCTGCGACGGACAGGTCATGTCGTGA
- a CDS encoding MspA family porin — MKIIGRVWVAMIAAVATLFVGTGTSHAGLDNELSLVDGGGRTMTIQQWDTFLNGVFPLDRNRLTREWFHSGKAVYSVVGPGADQFAGTLELGYQVGFPWSLGVGINFSYTTPNILLDDVSISPRNFAPLNQVITPNLFPGVSISADLGNGPGIQEVATFSVDVSGPNGSVAVANAHGTVTGAAGGVLLRPFARLISKAGDSVTTYGEPWNMN, encoded by the coding sequence ATGAAGATCATCGGTCGAGTGTGGGTGGCGATGATCGCCGCCGTCGCGACACTGTTCGTCGGGACAGGTACCTCGCACGCAGGTTTGGATAATGAGCTGAGTCTGGTCGACGGCGGTGGCCGCACGATGACGATTCAGCAGTGGGACACCTTCCTCAACGGTGTGTTCCCGTTGGACCGCAACCGGCTGACTCGGGAGTGGTTCCACTCCGGCAAGGCTGTCTACAGCGTGGTCGGCCCGGGTGCCGACCAGTTCGCGGGCACCTTGGAGCTGGGCTACCAGGTGGGCTTCCCGTGGTCGCTGGGTGTGGGCATCAACTTCAGCTACACCACCCCCAACATCCTGCTCGACGATGTAAGCATTTCCCCGAGGAACTTCGCGCCCTTGAACCAGGTGATCACCCCGAACCTGTTCCCGGGTGTGTCGATCTCCGCCGACCTGGGCAACGGTCCCGGTATCCAGGAAGTCGCCACGTTCTCCGTCGACGTCTCGGGCCCCAACGGCTCGGTCGCGGTGGCCAACGCCCACGGCACCGTCACCGGTGCTGCCGGCGGCGTGCTTCTGCGCCCCTTCGCCCGCCTGATCTCCAAGGCCGGTGACAGCGTCACCACCTACGGCGAACCCTGGAACATGAACTGA
- a CDS encoding response regulator transcription factor has protein sequence MRILVVEDEPRLAELIRRGLVAEGFVVQLAGDGRVGLDEALGGGFDVLVLDIMLPSMSGYEIVRELRKAQVWTPVLMLSAKDGEYDLADAFDLGADDYLIKPFSFVVLIARLRALMRRGAPARPPVLRVDDLELDPARHRVTRAGIEVDLTPREYGVLEYLMRNADTVVTKDEILRAVWDVNYGGDDNIVEVYVGYLRRKLDVPFGTQTIHTVRGVGYRLSSAGA, from the coding sequence GTGCGCATCTTGGTCGTCGAGGACGAGCCGCGGCTGGCCGAGTTAATTCGTCGCGGTCTGGTGGCCGAGGGCTTCGTCGTGCAATTGGCCGGGGACGGTCGCGTCGGACTCGATGAGGCACTCGGCGGCGGATTCGATGTGCTGGTTCTCGACATCATGTTGCCCTCGATGAGCGGCTACGAAATTGTGCGCGAACTGCGCAAGGCCCAGGTGTGGACCCCCGTGCTGATGTTGTCGGCGAAGGACGGGGAATATGACCTGGCCGATGCATTCGACCTCGGTGCGGATGACTACTTGATCAAGCCATTCTCCTTTGTGGTGCTGATTGCTCGGTTGCGGGCACTTATGCGCCGCGGCGCACCCGCACGGCCGCCCGTCTTGCGCGTCGACGATCTCGAGCTGGATCCTGCCCGCCACCGAGTGACCCGAGCGGGCATCGAGGTGGACTTGACGCCTCGCGAGTACGGCGTGCTCGAGTACTTGATGCGGAACGCAGATACGGTCGTCACCAAAGACGAAATACTGAGGGCGGTGTGGGACGTCAACTACGGAGGGGACGACAACATCGTCGAGGTCTATGTCGGGTATCTACGGCGCAAACTCGATGTACCTTTCGGCACTCAGACCATTCATACCGTGCGCGGCGTGGGTTACCGGCTGTCCTCGGCCGGTGCGTAA